The genomic DNA CTCGGCCCGCCGAATGGCGACGACAGCCCGCTCGACTTCGACCTGGAGTACTGCGCCAGCCACCCGCTGATGCTGCAAAAGCTGAACCAATGGCTGGCGCAGCACGATCCCGATGCCATCATCGGCTGGAACGTGGTGCAGTTCGATCTGCGCGTGCTGCAGAAGCACGCGGATCGCTATCAGGTCCCGCTGCTATTCGGCCGGGGCGGCAATGTGCTGGAGTGGCGCGAGCACGGCTTCAAGGAGAACCATTTCTTTGCCTCCGCCGCCGGCCGCCTGATCATCGACGGGATCGAGGCGCTGCGGTCCGCTACCTGGAATTTCCCGTCCTTCAGCCTGGAGAGCGTGGCGCAGGCCCTGCTCGGCGAGGGCAAGTCCATCGACAACCCGTATCAGCGGATGGCGGAGATCGACCGCCGCTTCGCGGAGGATAAACCGGCCCTGGCCCGCTATAACCTCAAGGACTGCGAACTGGTCACCCGGATCTTTGCCAAGACCGAGTTGCTGACCTTCCTGCTGGAGCGGGCCGCCGTCACGGGCTTGCCAGCGGACCGCAGCGGCGGCAGCGTGGCTGCGTTTTCGCACCTGTACATGCCGTTGATGCATCGGCAGGGCTACGTGGCGCCGAACCTGGGCGAGGTGCCGGAGGGGGCCAGCCCGGGTGGCTTTGTCATGGATTCGCAGCCCGGGCTGTACGATTCGGTGCTGGTGCTGGACTACAAGAGCCTGTACCCATCCATCATCCGTACCTTCCTGATCGATCCGCTCGGGCTGGTGGAGGGACTGCGGGATCCGTCCGACGAGAGCTCGGTGCCGGGTTTTCGCGGCGCGCGCTTCTCGCGCACCCGGCATTGCCTGCCGGCCATCGTCGAGCAGATCTGGCAAGGCCGGGAAGCCGCCAAGCGCGAGGGGAACAAGCCCTTGTCGCAGGCCCTGAAGATCATCATGAATGCGTTCTATGGCGTGCTCGGGTCCAGCGTCTGCCGCTTTTTCGACCCCCGCCTGGCGTCGTCGATCACCATGCGCGGCCACGAGATCATGCACCGCACGCGCGAGCTGATCGAGGCGCAGGGCTACCAGGTCATCTATGGCGATACCGACTCCACTTTCGTCTGGCTGAAGCGGCCGCACGCCGAAGCGGACGCCGACAGGATCGGCCGCGCGCTCGTCCAGCACGTGAACCAGTGGTGGCAGCAGCATCTGCAGCAGCAGTACGGGCTGGAGAGCGCGCTGGAGCTGCAGTACGAGACCCACTACCGCCGCTTCCTGATGCCCACCGTGCGCGGCGCCGAGCAGGGCAGCAAGAAGCGCTACGCGGGGCTGGTCGCCAAGGCGGATGGCAGCGAGGAGATGGTCTACAAGGGCCTGGAAACGGTGCGCACCGACTGGACACCGCTCGCCCAGCAGTTCCAGCAGGAGCTCTACCAGCGCGTGTTCAAGAAGCAGCCGTACCGGGAGTACGTGCAGGACTATGTCCGCCGCACCATGAACGGTGAGTTCGACGCGCAGCTGGTCTACCGCAAACGCCTGCGCCGGACACTCGAAGACTATCAGCGCAACGTGCCGCCGCACGTGCGCGCGGCACGCATTGCCGATGAGTTCAACCGCAAGGAAGGCCGTCCGCTGCAGTACCAGAACGGCGGCTGGATCAGCTATGTGATGACCGTGGCTGGCCCGGAGCCGCTGGAAACCCGGCGCTCGCCCATCGACTATGACCACTATCTCACGCGCCAGCTGCAGCCGGTGGCCGACGCCATCCTGCCCTTCCTGGACGATGCGTTCGAGACGCTGGTGACTGGGCAGAAAGCCTTGTTCTGACGGGCGTCAGGCCAAGCGGCTGGCCTCGATGTGCGGCAGCACCCGCGCCAGCGTGATGCCGCGCGCGGCCATGAACAGCAGCAGCGCCGCCCATAGGCCATCGTTGCCGAACGGGCCGGCCAGCGCGAGCGCCGCCGCCATGAACGCCGCGAACGACAAGGCCATCGAATGCATCAGTTCGCGCGTGCGGGTGGCGCCGATAAACACGCCATCCAGCAGGAAGCCCCACACGGAGACCAGCGGCAGCGCAACGGCCCACGGCAGGTAGCGCACGGCCGCGTCGTGGACGGCCCGCTGGTCGGTCAGGCAGGCGATGATCCATTCGCCTGCGCTGGCATACACCAGGGAAAAGCACAGTGCGCCCACCGCCGCCCAGATCATCGTGACCCGGACCGCGCGACGGAATGCATGCCGGTCCCGGGTGCCGATGGCGGCGCCCACCAGCGCCTCGGCCGCATGCGCGAAGCCATCGAGCGCGTAGGCCATGAAGGTCTGGAAGTTGAGCAGCAGCGCGTTGGCCGCCAGGATCACGTCACCCTGCTTGGCGCCCGCATGGGCGAACCAGCCGAAGCTGGCCACCAGGCACAGCGTGCGGATGAAGATATCGCGGTGGAGCGCGACCAGCCGCTTGAGTTCGTGCGCGTCGGCAACCACCGCCCAGCGCAGGGAGGCAGCCCGTGGGGGCGCAGCCGCCAAAGCAGGGCGGCGCCCAGCACGAAGCCGCACGCATCGGCGGTGGCGGTAGCGGCGCCGATCCCCGCGATGCCCCAGTCGAACACGTAGACATAGAGCAGCACCGCGCCAATGTTCACCGCGTTGATGAACAACTGGGTGAGCAGGCCAAGCCGCACGTGCTGGCAGCCCAGCAGGTAGCCCAGCACCACGTAGTTGCACAAGGCAAAGGCGCCGCCCAGATCCGCGCATGGCTGTAGACGCGCGCGTGGTGCTGGAGCGTGTCGCTGCCGCCGATCAGGCCCAGCGCGCCGTGGATCAGCGGCATCTGCACGGCCAGCACGCCGAGCCCAATGACGGTGGCCAGCAGCAGGGCGCGTACCAGCGTGGCGCGCAACGACGCACCGTCCCGGGCGCCGTACGCTTGCGCGACGAGGCCGGTGGTACCCATGCGCAGGAAGCCGAAGCCCCAGAACACAAAGCTGAAGAACAGGCCGCCGGCGGCCACACCGCCCAGGTAGGCCGGATCCGGCAGGTGGCCGGCCACGGCGGTATCGACCGCGCCAAGGATCGGCTGGGTCAGGTTGGCGAGGATGATCGGGAATGCCAGCGCCAGCACGCGGCGATGCCAGCCGGAAGTGGGGAGGGCCGGCGATGTGCTGGAAGCGCTGCTGCTGGCAGGTGAAGCGGGTGGAGCGGGTGGAGCGGGACTATCGGCGTCTGGCACGTTGTGCAGCGGGGGCTGGGTGTGTGGGATCGACCGACATTATGGTCGATCCGCTGCACCGTTGCCTCGCCGGGGATCAGAAGCGATGGCGCACGCCCACGCCGTACGTGTCGGCATGCGACTGCGCGGTCAGCTTGTCGTAGAAGTACGCCGCGTACACGTCCGTGCGCTTGGACAGGTTGTAGTCGTAGGCCAGCGCGGCGGTGTTGCGGCGGAAATCCCCGACGTTGTTGCTAGTCTTGTCATAGGCGTACGAGACCAGCACATTGCCCGCGCCAACCGGCACCGATGCACCCACCTGCCCGTTCCTGTGCTTGATGTCGCCGGCGGCGCTGCTGATATCCGACTTGATGTACTGGGCCTGGGCGAACAGCTTGACCACCTTGAAGTCATAGCTGATGCCGCCCTGGACGGCGTTCTGCTTGTTGAAGCCGGCGAGCGCCGCGGGTGACGTCACGTCACCCGGAGTGGCATTGAACCTGGCCTGCTGGAAGGCCACGGTGGCGCCGAAGGGGCCATTGAAGTAGGTGAGGTTGCCGCCCCATTTGTTCTGGCCGTTGCTGCCGGGCTGCTCGCCGAAGGCGTAGATCAGGTTCACGGTCAGCCCGCCGAGCGTTGGCGTGGAGTAGACCACGGAGTTGCTCCAGCCCGAGTCGCCGATGATGCCCGGGTCGTAGACCGCGCCGCTCGTTGCGGTCTTGTACGTGTGGTAGATGGACGGCCCGAAGTTGTAGGAGTCCACCAGCGGGTTGAACAGGATCGTGGAGAGGAAGTAGGGCGTGGTGTTGCGCCCCAGCTTGACGGTGCCGTAAGCGTTGCTCTGCAGGCCGACGAAGGCGTTGCGCGTGAACATGCCATCGGTATCGGAGCGCCCCGATTTGCCCACGTCGGCGCGCAGGAACCCGTTGAGGTCGAAGATTGCCTTCAGCCCGTTGCCCAGGTCCTCGGTGCCCTTGATGCCCCAGTACGACGTCTGCATGCCGCCGGCGCCCACCACGTAGGCGCGGTCGCCGCCCGCCGCGCGCGTGCTGCCGACAAACGAGTCGACCTGCCCGTAGAGCGTGACGCTGGATTGCGCCAGCGCGGCGCCGCTGGCGCAGGCTGCGCCCAGGAACGCCAGCGCAAGCGTGGCTTTGGTTGTTTGCTGCATCGTGATCTCCTCTCAGTCGTTGTGGTTTTTGTTAGCGTTGCGTCCCGCTGGCCCCGATGCCGCCGTGGTCTCGCGACCATCTGGCCGGGTCTTCCAGGAAGCGCTGCAGTTCGTCCAGGCTGCGGCTGTCCACGCCGCCGGAGGCACGCGCAGCTTGCAGGATGTCCTGCCAGTTCGCGAGGGCATGCACCTTGGCCTGCCAGGGGCGAGCACGCTTTCGGTGGGGAACGTGCCGTAGTCGAACACCACGAAGATGTCCGTCACCACCGCGCCGGCCGCAGCCAGCGCCTCGCAGAAGATCCGCTTGGAGCGCGCAGCGGCCATCATGTCGTCCACCAGCAGGACGCGGTCGCCGGCGTTGACGACGCCTTCGATCTGCGCGGCCGGGCCCAGCCCTTGGCCTCCTTGCGCACATAGAGCAGCGGGAGCGCCAGGGCGTCGGCCATCCACGCGCCAAACGCGATGCCGCTCGATTCGGCGCCTACCACGGCATCGATGCCGTCGATCCGGTCCTGGTCTTGTAGCAGCGCCAGGCCGCGCTGGATCAGCGCCTTGCGCAGCAGTGCAAACGAGATCAGCCGGCGGCAGTCGATATAGACCGGGCTGGCCCAGCCGGAGGGCAGCCGGAACGGCTCGTCCGTGCGGAACTTCACGCAGCCGGCATCCAGCAGGGCCTGGCCCACCAACGACGACAGGTCCAGTTGAGTGCGTAGTTGAGACATACAGTGCTCCAGTGCTTGTGCTTGTGCTTGTGCTTGTGCTTGTGCTTGTGCTTCGCCACGACGCGTATCAGCAGCGCGGCGAGGGGGCCATGCGCCGGCTCAAGCCAGCTTCCAGCCAAGTTCTTCGCCCGCAAGGAAGGGGTGGATTGCCTTGCCGTCCGGCAGCGGGATCGATTCGGCCACGCGGTGGCGTTCCCGCCGCAGCGTGACCGTGCCCTCGTTCAGCGGCAGGCCATAGAAGCGGCTGCCGTTCTCGCTGGCGAAGGCAGCAAACCGGTCCAGCGCGCCTTCTTCGTCAAAGACCGTGAGATAGGCCTCGAGCGCGTTTGGCGCGCTGAAGATGCCGGCGCAGCCGCAGGCCGCTTCCTTGGCCGTGCGATCGTGCGGCGCGGAGTCCGTGCCCAGGAAAAACGCGGGCGAGCCGGAGGTGGCGGCGCGGCGCAATGCCAGCCGGTGCCGCTCGCGCTTGAGCACGGGCAGGCAGTAGAAATGCGGCCGGATGCCGCCGGTGAACATGGCATTGCGGTTGAACATCAGATGCTGCGGCGTGATCGTGGCGGCAAGACGGCCGCTGGTGTCCCGGCCGACAAAGTCCGCCGCCTGCTCGGTGGTGATGTGCTCCAGCACCACCTTGAGCCGTGGGAAGCGTGCCAGCAGCGGCTTGAGCGTCTGCTCGATGAACGTGGCTTCGCGATCGAAGACGTCCACGGCCGGATCGGTGCTCTCGCCGTGGATCAGCAGCGGCATGCCGATTTCCTGCATGGCTTCGAGCACGGCGGCCACCTTGTCGGGCGCGGTCACGCCGTACTCGGAATGCGTGGTGGCGCCGGCCGGGTAGAGCTTCACGGCCGTGAACACCCCTCGCTGAACCCGCGCCGCACTTCGTCGGGCGGCGTTGCATCGCAGAGGTAGCAGGCCATCAGCGGGACAAAGCGCGCACCTGGCGGCAGCGCCGCGAGTATCCGCTCCCGGTAGGCGTGCGCCGCGTCGACGGTGGTGACGGGCGGCTTGAGATTCGGCATGACGATGGCGCGCGCAAACTGCCGCGCCGTGTGGGGCAGGACGGCGCGCAGCGTATCGCCGTCGCGCAGGTGCAGGTGCCAGTCGTCCGGCCGGGGCAGGGTGAGGCTTTGCGTCATGGTGGTGTCTCCTGTCGGCGCGGCTCAGAGGCTGGCGATGGTGTCGTCCAGCACCTGCACGCCAAGCAGGAAATCGTCGATGTCCATCGCTTCATCCGGGTTGTGCGAGCCGTGCTCGTTGCGCACGAACAGCATGCCGGTGGGGATGCCGGCGTTGGCAAACAGCGATGCATCGTGGCCGGCGCCGCTCGGTACCTGCTCAACCGGGAGGTCCCGTTGCCGGCATGCCTGCGCCAGCAGCTCGCAGAGCCTGCCGTCCATGGTGGCCGGGGCCGACTCGATGCGACGGTCGAACTCGAACCGCACGCCGCGGTCGCGGGAGATCGCCTTGCATTCCGTGCGCAGCAGCTGATAGAAGCCTTCCAGCGTCTCCACGCTCTTGCTGCGCGCCTCGAAGCTGAAGTTCACCATGCCGGGGATGCGCGAGATCGAGTGTTCCTCCGGGCTGGTGCTGACCACGCCGGTGGTGACGACCAGATCGATGCCGCGCTCCAGCAGCACGCGCCAGTGCTCATCCAGCCGCGTGATCAGGTCGGCCACGGCAAACATGGCGTCCTTGCGCAGCCACCTTGGCACCGCGCCGGAGTGGCCGGCCTCGCCGATGCAGCGGATCCGGTTGTGGCGCACATTGCCGCGGATGCCGGGCACCACCGCGACCGGCAAGCCGCGCGCGACCATCACCGGGCCTTGCTCTATATGCAACTCCAGGTAAGCGTGCACCTGCGCCTTGTCGAGCAGCAGCGCCTGCGCGCGGATCGCCTCGACATCGGCGCCGGCTGCCGCCATGCAGGCCGCCAGCGATTCGCCGGTATGCCGATGCGGCAGTGCCAGGTCGTCAGCCGAGAGCTTGCCCATCAGGGCGCCCGAGCCCATGTACGCCTTGCCGAACCAGGCGCTTTCCTCGCCCCGGAAGCCGACCACCTGCAGCGGCACGCGCGAGCGCTGGCCGCTGCGCTGTTGCCGGAGCTGGCACAGCAGGCCGGCGACGATCCCCGCCAGGCCGTCGAAGTTGCCGCCTTGCGGGACGGAGTCCAGGTGGGAGCCCACCCACGTGGCCGGCGCGCCAGCGTCGGCTTGCGGCAGGCGGAAGACGAAGTTGGCGGCGCGGTCGGCCTGCGCTTCAAGGCCGTTGCCCAGCGCGAAGTCCCGCAGGTAGCCGGCCGCGGCCGTCTCGCCGGCGCCGTAGCTGGCGCGGGTCACGCCAACGCCATCTGACGACAGTTCGCGTATGTCCTTGAAGAGCTGCTCGGCGACCGGCTTGAGTTCCAGAATTTCCATGACACGTTTGTTGATCGTTGCAGTGACGCGCCGGCGGCAGGCGCCGGCGCGAGCGGCTTTGCGTGTGGCGCTCAGCCGGATTGCTGCGCAAAGCGCAGCCAGCGGTCGCTTAAGTGCGGGTCGAGCCGGACCTGGCCCACCAGCTCGCGCAGCGCTTCGGTGCCGGTCTCCTGGCAATAGTCCTGCAGCCCGTCGATGATCTTCTGCATGACGCCGGGATCGCGGAAGGACGCCGTGCCAACCTGGACCGCGGCGGCGCCGGCGAGCATGAACTCGACGGCATCCTCGGCGTTCTGGATCCCGCCGCAGCCGATGATGGGAATGCGCACGGCGCGATAGCACTGGTGCACCAGCCGCAGGGCAATCGGCTTGATGGCCGGGCCGGACAGGCCGCCCATGACATTGCCCAGCTTGGGCTTGCGGGTGCGCACATCGATGGCCATGCCCAGCACGGTGTTGCCCATGACGATGGCGTCCGCGCCCGCGTCTTCCGCCGCGCGCGCCACCGCCGCAATGTTGCTGGCGTTGGGCGTGAGCTTGACCCAGAAGGGGTGGCGCGTACGCCGGCGGATGGCGCTGACCGCCTTGTAGGTGGTCTCGGGCAGCATGGCAAAGGCCATGCCGTCGGCTTCCAGGTTGGGGCAGGAGATATTGGCCTCGATCGCGGCAACCTCGGGCAGGGACATCTGCTCGCACGCCAGGGCGAACTCCTGCGCGGTATCGGCGGAGATCGAGACCACCACGGGCGTGTCGTAGCGGGTGTACGGCGGCAGCACGCATTCGCGGTAGTAGTCGAGCCCCTTGCTCGGGATGCCGATGGAATTGAGCATGCCGCTATAGGTCTCGGCTACCCGCGGCGTGGGGTTGCCGGCCCGGGACCTGGGGGAGACGCTCTTGATCACCAGCGCGCCAAGCCGGTTGAGGTCCAGCGCTTCGCGATACTCGATGGCGAAGCAGCCGGAGGCGGGCATGACTGGGTTGCGCAGCGTCAAGTCGCCAACCCGAACGGATAGATCAGCCAAACTCCACCTCCCCGACCACTTCGCGAATGGAAAACACGGGGCCTTCCCGGCAGACCCGCAGGAATTGCTTGTCGCCGTCGCAATCGAACAGCCGCACGCAAGACAGGCACACGCCCATGCCGCAGGCCATGCGCTGCTCCATGGCGACTTCGCCCACCACCTCGGGATAATCGGCCAGCACGCGCTGCAGCAGCATCAGCAGGCGGTGCGAGCCACAGGTGTAGACCGCATCCGGCCGCTGCTGCCCGATCAGGCTGCGCATCAGCACTTCCACGGCGTCCACGGATGAGGAGCCATCGGCATCGAACACGCTATGCACTTGCGCGTTGGCCCCGCGCAGGAACTCCTGCTCCATCAGGTCCTCGCGGGTGCGGGCCGACATCACCGCGGTGATGGCCACGCCGGCATCGGCTGCCTGCTGGATCAGCGGTGCCATGGTGGCCAGGCCCACGCCGCGCGCCACCACCAGGATCCGCTTGAAATCCGGCCTGAAGGTAAAGGTGTTGCCCAGCGGGCCCACGATTTCCATGTGGCCATCGACAGGCAGGCTGGCCATGGCCCGCGTGCCGACGCCGGTCACGTTGTAGAGGAACTCGATGCGGCCATCTTCCGGCCCCGCGCCATAGACGCTCATGGGGCGCAGCAGGAACGGCTGTTCCGTTTCGGTGGCGGGGCAGCGGAGCTGGTAGAACTGCCCGGGCTTCGTGATGCGGGCAATCGGCGCATCCGCTTCCAGGCGGATGTGCCTGTAGCGCCGGTTGACCCACGAATGTTCGACTACGCGGCAGCGATGGGACGCCACCGTGGCGGCGCCGTCCGGGCCGCACAAGGTTGCAGACATGATGACTCCTGATAAATGCGAGGCGAGGCGGGGCGATGCAATGCGGGGCGCTTATTCCAGCTCGACGCCCTTGAGCTCGGGGATGAGGAAGATCGTGGCGATCATGTCCAGCACGTAGATGCTGGCCAGCAGGGCAATGGCCACCTGGAAGGAGTAGCTGGCGGCCAGCGCGCCGACCACGATGGGCCCGAAGCCGCCCACGCCACGCCCGATGTTGAACAGGACGTTCTGCGCGGTAGCGCGCGCCGCCGTGGGATAGGCTTCCGAGATCAGCGCGCCGTAGCCGCCGATCATGCCGTTGACGAACATGCCCATGACCGCGCCGGCCCAGAGCATGGTGACGGGGTCCGACATCCGCGAATACGCAATCACCATCGCCACCGCGCCGGCCTGGAAGATCAGGAAGCTGGGCTTGCGGCCGATGCGGTCGGCCAACTGGCCGAAGACATAGACGCCGATCATCATCCCGACGATGGTGACCGAGGTCCACATGGCGGACTTGGTCAGTGAGAAACCCAGGGCTTTGGACAGATAGGTGGGCAGCCAGATCATGATGCCGTAGTAGCCAAAGTTCTGGACCGAGCACAGGATCACGATGCCGAGGCTGGTCCGCGTGGTGCGGCCATCGGCAACCAGCAGCTTGAACGCATTCGCTTTCTTCTTGTCCTGGGTTTCGGCATGGCGCACGAACACTTCCGGCTCATGCAGTTTGTTGCGCACGAACCAGGCCACCAGCGCCGGCACCACGCCCAGCAGGAACATGCCGCGCCAGCCGATATGCGGCAGCAGCAGCGGCGTCAGCAAAGACGCCAGCAGCACGCCGCTTTGCCAGCCGAGCGCCACGTACGAAGACACCCGCGCGCGTTTGCTGGCGGGCCAGGCCTCCGCGGCCAGCGCCATGCCGATGCCGAACTCGCCGCCCAGGCCGATGCCGGCGATGGTGCGGTAGGCCAGCAAATCCCAGAACCCCTGCGCGAACGCGCACAGGCCGGTGAAGACCGCAAACAGCACGATGGTCCAGGTGAGCACCCGCACCCGCCCGTAACGGTCGCTCAACGCGCCGAAGACAATGCCGCCGGCAACTGCCCCGATCAGCGTCCACGTCACCAGCGCGCCGGACTGGCCGGTGCTCAGGGCGAGAGCCACGCTGATGGCCGGCAGCATGAAACCGAGGATGAGCAGGTCGAACCCGTCCATCGCGTAACCGATGGCTGAGCCGGCCAGCGCCTTCCAGGCGTAGGGCGAGGTCCTGTCGGGTTGTAGGGGTGGGGCGTCGGATGTGGGGACCGATACGCGGGCGTTGGCTTCCATGGGGCGTTCCTTCCTCTGTGCCTTTGTTGAGCATGTGCGCTGGTCGGGCGGGCTTGGTCGTCGACGGGTAGCGCCTTTTGATTCACTTGCTATGCGGATTACCGGTGCTGTCAGCTGGCCCGGGTTACGGGACGGCATCGGCAACCTGACTGTTGTCTCAATTTATAGACTGGATGGGCAAAAAATAGCCGGATGGGTCTGGCTGCGAGTAATAACCTGCAAATCGCCTTTGCCATGCGGGTATCGTCTTTTTTTAGACTACGCGTGGGAAATCGCGTTTGCAAGGGATTTTGAGGGGCTAGGGTAACCCCCGATCGAAGCCGGAAGGTGCCTGTCGGCCGTCCGTAGCGGACCTGACGACACAATTGTCTAATTATTGAGAAAACCGTGGGCATTCCTGCCGCGGCCATGCCGCGGCGCAGGCATTTGATAAACTCCGCCCCCATGAAGAAGCCAGCAACAACACGCAGCAACGCCCCGGTAAAGCGTGGCCAGTCCCAAGGCGGAAGCATCAAGCCGGAAGGGCAATGGCACCACGGCGACCTGCGCGCTTCGCTGATCGCATGGGGCACCCACCTGCTCGATACCGAGGGAATCGCCGGCATGAGCATGCGCACGGCCGCCAAGCTGGCTGGCGTCTCGGCGGGCGCGCCGGCGTATCACTTCGGGGACCGGAACGGGCTGCTGGCCGCCATCGCGGCCCAGGCGTTTCGCGACCTGGTGGCGTATCGCCGCCAGCGCGTGGAAAAGACCGATCCCGCCGACGCCGCTGGCCGGCTGCGGGCAGTCATGCTCGGCTATGTGGAGTTTGCGCAGGCCCATCCGGCGCGGTTCCACCTGATGTTCGGGCCGGAGATCGCGGACCGGGAAGCGTATCCCGAGCTGATGGAGGCGGGCGCAGCATCGTTCCAGGTGCTGCGCAGCGCCATCGGGCCCGTACTGCAAGGCCCAAGCGTCGGCGCGCTCAGCGAGGAGCAGCTGGCGTTCTCCGTGTGGGCCGCCACCCACGGCCTGGCCACGCTGACCATCGACCGCCGCCGCGTGCCGATCGCCTCCACGCAGCAGCCCACGGCCGAGCAGCTGGCCGACATCGTCGTGCGGTTCTGCCTGGCGGCGTTGCGTGGATCGACAACGGCGCGTTAGTGTCCCGTTCCGGGGATTCGCTCACAAAAGTCTGCCGAGGTTGGTGAGGATTGAATCGGCGGAAGCAGTGTTAGGGAATGCGGTTGCATTTTTGGTTTGGTTTAGTGGCCCGCTGACGCGGGGGTGTCTCTTGTGGGCGGGGTTTTCATGCTTCTAGCTGCTGTCGCGGCTGTACGGTGTTGCCGTTTTAGAACGTGTGAGATGTCACTTTTCTTTACTCGTAAAGAGGGTGAGGACAAATTCAGGCATTGGTCAATCGGCGTACGAGCAAACGTGCCTGAGATAGCCAGACCCAGGAGGTTGCGCTGGCGATGCTGCGATCGTGATGCATGATCAGGCGGCGCGAGCGCTCGTTCCAGGCATGGGTGCGCTCCACCACCCAGCGCATGGGCAAGGGGGGAACGTTTGATCCAGCGGCCACAGGGACTGCTGTGCATCGTGCCAATGCCCAGCCTTGGGCGGGCGACGCACGATGTGCACGTTCAGGCCGTGAGCTTGCTCGAGGGCGGCGGCACAGCGCCCGGCATACGCCGAGTCGGCAAACAGCCGCTGCAACGTGCCGGCCTTGGCGCAAGCTTGAGCCACCACCGTTGGCGCCGCGTCGCGATCTTGCACGCTAGCGCTGGTAATGCATACCGCCAACAACAGCCCCAGTGTGTCCACCACGATATGTCGCTTGCGCCCTTTGACCTTCTTGCCCGCGTCGTATCCTTGGCCTGCCCCTGCGGCGAGATCCGGGTCGACTGTGAATCGATGATGGCGGTTGTGGGCTGGGCCTCGCGCTGGATGCGCCTGCGCCATTGCTGGCGCAGGCGCTCGTGCAACTGCTCGAACTTGCCTTGCGCGCTCCAACGCAGGAAGGCCTTTTGCACGGCCGGCCAGGGTGGAAAG from Cupriavidus sp. D39 includes the following:
- a CDS encoding DNA polymerase II — translated: MAGNRQRPAAPAPGASALRGLHPVRAARSRRGGLARRAQCGVARTPLADFHRRPVLGLYCQHYRQLSKLEKLLKEAGVSVYEADIRPPERYLMERFITAPVWFAGEPNAADEKGPLLNCQMKPGPAYRPRLKLVSLDIETTAHGDLYSIALEGCGQRQVYMLGPPNGDDSPLDFDLEYCASHPLMLQKLNQWLAQHDPDAIIGWNVVQFDLRVLQKHADRYQVPLLFGRGGNVLEWREHGFKENHFFASAAGRLIIDGIEALRSATWNFPSFSLESVAQALLGEGKSIDNPYQRMAEIDRRFAEDKPALARYNLKDCELVTRIFAKTELLTFLLERAAVTGLPADRSGGSVAAFSHLYMPLMHRQGYVAPNLGEVPEGASPGGFVMDSQPGLYDSVLVLDYKSLYPSIIRTFLIDPLGLVEGLRDPSDESSVPGFRGARFSRTRHCLPAIVEQIWQGREAAKREGNKPLSQALKIIMNAFYGVLGSSVCRFFDPRLASSITMRGHEIMHRTRELIEAQGYQVIYGDTDSTFVWLKRPHAEADADRIGRALVQHVNQWWQQHLQQQYGLESALELQYETHYRRFLMPTVRGAEQGSKKRYAGLVAKADGSEEMVYKGLETVRTDWTPLAQQFQQELYQRVFKKQPYREYVQDYVRRTMNGEFDAQLVYRKRLRRTLEDYQRNVPPHVRAARIADEFNRKEGRPLQYQNGGWISYVMTVAGPEPLETRRSPIDYDHYLTRQLQPVADAILPFLDDAFETLVTGQKALF
- a CDS encoding porin, with amino-acid sequence MQQTTKATLALAFLGAACASGAALAQSSVTLYGQVDSFVGSTRAAGGDRAYVVGAGGMQTSYWGIKGTEDLGNGLKAIFDLNGFLRADVGKSGRSDTDGMFTRNAFVGLQSNAYGTVKLGRNTTPYFLSTILFNPLVDSYNFGPSIYHTYKTATSGAVYDPGIIGDSGWSNSVVYSTPTLGGLTVNLIYAFGEQPGSNGQNKWGGNLTYFNGPFGATVAFQQARFNATPGDVTSPAALAGFNKQNAVQGGISYDFKVVKLFAQAQYIKSDISSAAGDIKHRNGQVGASVPVGAGNVLVSYAYDKTSNNVGDFRRNTAALAYDYNLSKRTDVYAAYFYDKLTAQSHADTYGVGVRHRF
- a CDS encoding orotate phosphoribosyltransferase → MSQLRTQLDLSSLVGQALLDAGCVKFRTDEPFRLPSGWASPVYIDCRRLISFALLRKALIQRGLALLQDQDRIDGIDAVVGAESSGIAFGAWMADALALPLLYVRKEAKGWARPRRSKASSTPATASCWWTT
- a CDS encoding hydantoinase/carbamoylase family amidase encodes the protein MEILELKPVAEQLFKDIRELSSDGVGVTRASYGAGETAAAGYLRDFALGNGLEAQADRAANFVFRLPQADAGAPATWVGSHLDSVPQGGNFDGLAGIVAGLLCQLRQQRSGQRSRVPLQVVGFRGEESAWFGKAYMGSGALMGKLSADDLALPHRHTGESLAACMAAAGADVEAIRAQALLLDKAQVHAYLELHIEQGPVMVARGLPVAVVPGIRGNVRHNRIRCIGEAGHSGAVPRWLRKDAMFAVADLITRLDEHWRVLLERGIDLVVTTGVVSTSPEEHSISRIPGMVNFSFEARSKSVETLEGFYQLLRTECKAISRDRGVRFEFDRRIESAPATMDGRLCELLAQACRQRDLPVEQVPSGAGHDASLFANAGIPTGMLFVRNEHGSHNPDEAMDIDDFLLGVQVLDDTIASL
- a CDS encoding dihydroorotate dehydrogenase, whose product is MADLSVRVGDLTLRNPVMPASGCFAIEYREALDLNRLGALVIKSVSPRSRAGNPTPRVAETYSGMLNSIGIPSKGLDYYRECVLPPYTRYDTPVVVSISADTAQEFALACEQMSLPEVAAIEANISCPNLEADGMAFAMLPETTYKAVSAIRRRTRHPFWVKLTPNASNIAAVARAAEDAGADAIVMGNTVLGMAIDVRTRKPKLGNVMGGLSGPAIKPIALRLVHQCYRAVRIPIIGCGGIQNAEDAVEFMLAGAAAVQVGTASFRDPGVMQKIIDGLQDYCQETGTEALRELVGQVRLDPHLSDRWLRFAQQSG
- a CDS encoding dihydroorotate dehydrogenase electron transfer subunit — encoded protein: MSATLCGPDGAATVASHRCRVVEHSWVNRRYRHIRLEADAPIARITKPGQFYQLRCPATETEQPFLLRPMSVYGAGPEDGRIEFLYNVTGVGTRAMASLPVDGHMEIVGPLGNTFTFRPDFKRILVVARGVGLATMAPLIQQAADAGVAITAVMSARTREDLMEQEFLRGANAQVHSVFDADGSSSVDAVEVLMRSLIGQQRPDAVYTCGSHRLLMLLQRVLADYPEVVGEVAMEQRMACGMGVCLSCVRLFDCDGDKQFLRVCREGPVFSIREVVGEVEFG
- a CDS encoding MFS transporter, producing the protein MEANARVSVPTSDAPPLQPDRTSPYAWKALAGSAIGYAMDGFDLLILGFMLPAISVALALSTGQSGALVTWTLIGAVAGGIVFGALSDRYGRVRVLTWTIVLFAVFTGLCAFAQGFWDLLAYRTIAGIGLGGEFGIGMALAAEAWPASKRARVSSYVALGWQSGVLLASLLTPLLLPHIGWRGMFLLGVVPALVAWFVRNKLHEPEVFVRHAETQDKKKANAFKLLVADGRTTRTSLGIVILCSVQNFGYYGIMIWLPTYLSKALGFSLTKSAMWTSVTIVGMMIGVYVFGQLADRIGRKPSFLIFQAGAVAMVIAYSRMSDPVTMLWAGAVMGMFVNGMIGGYGALISEAYPTAARATAQNVLFNIGRGVGGFGPIVVGALAASYSFQVAIALLASIYVLDMIATIFLIPELKGVELE
- a CDS encoding TetR/AcrR family transcriptional regulator; translated protein: MKKPATTRSNAPVKRGQSQGGSIKPEGQWHHGDLRASLIAWGTHLLDTEGIAGMSMRTAAKLAGVSAGAPAYHFGDRNGLLAAIAAQAFRDLVAYRRQRVEKTDPADAAGRLRAVMLGYVEFAQAHPARFHLMFGPEIADREAYPELMEAGAASFQVLRSAIGPVLQGPSVGALSEEQLAFSVWAATHGLATLTIDRRRVPIASTQQPTAEQLADIVVRFCLAALRGSTTAR